From a single Labrus bergylta chromosome 14, fLabBer1.1, whole genome shotgun sequence genomic region:
- the sptbn2 gene encoding spectrin family protein isoform X5, with translation MEWDHRDREPCLSPAAFVNQVQYSNILEGRFKQLQDEREAVQKKTFTKWVNSHLGRVTSRIGDLYTDLRDGRMLIRLLEVLSGEQLPKPTKGRMRIHCLENVDKALQFLKEQKVHLENMGSHDIVDGNHRLTLGLIWTIILRFQIQDISVETEDNKEKKSAKDALLLWCQMKTAGYPNVNIHNFTTSWRDGLAFSAIVHKHRPDVIEFDNLKRSNAHYNLQNAFNVAEKDLGLTKLLDPEDVNVDQPDEKSIITYVATYYHYFSKMKALAVEGKRIGKVLDYAIEADQLIDKYETLASELLQWIEQTIGTLNDRQLANSLNGVQNQLQAFNSYRTVEKPPKFTEKGNLEVLLFTIQSKMRANNQKVYMPREGKLISDINKAWERLEKAEHERELALRNELIRQEKLEMLAARFDRKAAMRETWLSENQRLVSQDNFGTDLGAVEAATRKHEAIETDIGAYWERVAAVEAVAIELEAEAYHDVRRVTVRRDNVLRLWEYLKELLTARRERLNAHRDLQRLFQEMRYIMDWMADMKSRLQSPDSGKHLHDVLDLLQKHTLVEADISAQAERIKGVQAAAQRFTSHEQAYKPCEPGLVSEKVDLLGDAYEELGQLAGKRRERLEDSRRLWQFMWDVGEEAAWIREQEQILASGDCGRDLTSALHLLSKHEAFRDEMAARYGPLSNSIAAGEALVSEGHFGAPEVNERIQDIRAQWANLEETTKLREQNLKEAVALHQFQTDANDMEAWIMETLRQVSSPEVGHDEFSTQTLARKQREIEEEIQSHRPGIDSLHEQAEALPQAYVHYPEVEGRLPAIEQRYEELESLSAARRQALEGALALYRMFSEAGACQLWVEEKEQWLDGMEIPTKLEDLEVVQQRFETLEPEMNNLGTRVTDVNQVAQQLLSSDNCNKEQIHQTRDQLNNRWMEFEKMAGQKKQGLESALNIQNYHLECNEIQSWMKEKTKVIESTQGLGNDLAGVMALQRKLTGMERDLEAIQGKLDDLNNEAEKLAEEHPEQAAEIQGRLAEIQEVWEELNATMKRREESLGEASKLQGFLRDLDDFQSWLSRTQTAVASEDIPTSLPEAESLLTQHECIKNEVDNYKEDYEKMRAVGEEVTQGQTDAQHMFLAQRLQALDTGWHELRRMWENRHSLLAQAFDFQNFLRDAKQAEAFLNSQEYVLSHTEMPTSLQGAEEAIKKHEDFLTTTEASEEKITGVVEAGRRLINDSNANSDKIQEKVDSIQERHLKNKEAANELLAKLKDNRELQHFLQDGQELTLWINEKMLTAQDMSYDEARNLHSKWQKHQAFMAELASNKDWLDKIDKEGQALVAEKPELKPVVQQTLEDLQRQWDELESTTRTKAQCLFDANRAELFTQSCSALDVWLKNLEGQLHSDDYGKDLTSVNILLQKHQMLEHQMEVREKEVESLQSQALALTQEDAGVAEVDGQQRRVTDNFSGLQDPLKLRRQRLLASKEAHQFNRDLEDEILWVRERMPLATSTDHGKDLPTVQLVIKKNQTLQKEIQGHQPRIDDIHRRGMTQSQVDGERQSVLEERLVELRDLWDQLIAETDKRHTRLIEANRAQQFYADAAEAEAWMGEQELHMMSEEKAKDEQSALVMVKKHQTLEQALEDYAQTIHQLANSSRLMVTSEHPESERITLRQAQVDKLYAGLKDLAEERRGRLQERLRLTQLKREVDDLEQWIAEREVVAGSHELGQDYEHVTMLRDKFREFARDTSTIGQERVDGVNGLADDLIESGHPENASVAEWKDGLNEAWADLLELIDTRTQMLAASYELHRFHQDAMEVLGRVKEKKDGLPSDLGRDLNTVQHLHRQHNTFENDIQALSGQVNQVQDDAARLQKAYAGEKADDINRSEHAVTSAWEGLLEAGTARRLLLLDTVEKFRFFNMVRDLMLWMDGINLQIDAHDSPRDVSSAGLVINNHQDIKSEIDTRADSFTACNEMGNTLINNNHYAADEIREKLTQLQEKRDRINKNWQDKMDHLQIVLEVLQFGRDAYVAESWLAGQEPLVRAAELGGNVDEVESLIKRHEAFEKLAAAWEDRFVLLEKLTTLEEHEIQRRREEEERARRPPTPPPAEEVAQTETESHVHDSAARTSLDQTTLNQSVSVNGVHSDNDTSQGSETDSVNGPGRDSGLASSRLEPSATLPSRGGAESEPETMEGMLYRKQEMESHSKKAATRSWQNVYCVLRKGSLGFYKDNRSASNGIPYHGEVPISLGEAVCEVAHDYKKRKHVFKLRLGDGKEYLFQAKDEAEMSSWIRSILGSIPAGAGDSPGGPRALSRAMTMPPISPSSGDAGGGVTMRNKDGKDRDREKRFSFFGKKK, from the exons ATGAGCGTGAAGCAGTGCAGAAGAAGACCTTCACCAAATGGGTGAACTCTCACCTGGGCCGAGTCACCAGTCGCATCGGTGACTTGTACACTGACCTACGAGATGGCCGTATGCTTATCCGCCTTCTGGAAGTGCTCTCGGGAGAACAGCTG CCAAAGCCCACAAAGGGTCGCATGCGTATCCACTGCCTGGAGAATGTCGATAAAGCCCTGCAGTTTCTGAAAGAGCAAAAAGTCCATCTAGAAAACATGGGCTCACATGACATTGTGGATGGGAATCACCGTCTCACCCTGGGTCTCATCTGGACCATCATCCTACGCTTCCAG ATCCAGGACATCAGTGTGGAGACAGAAGACAACAAGGAGAAGAAATCAGCGAAAGATGCCCTCCTGCTTTGGTGCCAAATGAAAACTGCTGG ATACCCCAATGTCAACATCCACAACTTCACCACCAGCTGGAGAGATGGTCTCGCGTTCAGTGCCATCGTGCACAAACACAG ACCCGACGTGATTGAGTTCGACAACCTGAAGAGATCCAATGCTCACTACAATCTCCAGAATGCTTTCAATGTGGCCGAGAAGGATCTGGGGCTAACCAAGCTGCTGGACCCAGAAG ATGTTAATGTTGATCAGCCTGATGAAAAATCCATCATCACCTATGTGGCGACCTACTACCATTACTTCTCCAAAATGAAAGCCCTGGCAGTGGAGGGCAAACGCATTGGCAAG GTGCTGGACTATGCTATCGAAGCAGACCAGCTGATAGACAAGTATGAGACCCTTGCTTCGGAGCTGCTGCAGTGGATTGAACAGACCATTGGCACGCTCAACGATCGGCAGCTAGCTAACTCACTGAATGGTGTGCAGAACCAGCTGCAGGCTTTCAACTCCTACAGGACTGTTGAGAAACCTCCCaa ATTTACAGAGAAAGGAAACTTGGAGGTCCTCCTCTTTACCATCCAGAGCAAGATGAGAGCAAACAATCAGAAGGTCTACATGCCAAGAGAGGGCAAACTCATCTCTGACATCAATAAG GCATGGGAGCGACTGGAGAAGGCAGAGCATGAACGAGAGCTGGCGCTGAGAAATGAGTTGATTcgtcaggagaagctggagatGCTTGCCGCGCGTTTTGATCGCAAGGCTGCTATGAGAGAGACGTGGCTGAGTGAGAACCAGAGGCTGGTGTCTCAG GACAACTTTGGGACTGACTTAGGAGCAGTTGAAGCTGCCACCCGTAAACATGAAGCCATTGAAACAGACATTGGGGCATATTGGGAGCGTGTGGCTGCTGTGGAGGCTGTTGCCATAGAGCTGGAAGCAGAGGCCTACCATGATGTACGACGAGTAACTGTACGGAGGGACAACGTGCTTCGACTCTGGGAATACCTCAAAGAGCTTCTAACTGCACGCAGAGAGCGTCTGAATGCCCATCGAGACCTTCAGAGACTGTTTCAGGAGATGCGCTACATCATGGACTGGATGGCAGACATGAAG AGTCGTCTGCAGTCTCCAGACAGTGGCAAACATTTGCACGACGTGTTGGATCtactgcagaaacacactctGGTGGAGGCTGACATTTCGGCACAGGCAGAGAGGATCAAGGGAGTGCAGGCAGCTGCACAGCGCTTCACTTCCCACGAACAGG CCTACAAACCTTGCGAACCAGGACTAGTCAGTGAAAAGGTCGACCTGCTCGGCGATGCCTATGAGGAGCTCGGTCAGCTAGCTGGGAAACGCAGAGAGCGTCTGGAGGACTCGCGTCGCCTCTGGCAGTTCATGTGGGATGTCGGGGAGGAGGCTGCGTGGATTAGGGAGCAGGAGCAGATCCTGGCCAGTGGAGACTGTGGCCGAGATCTCACCTCTGCCCTTCATCTGCTCAGCAAGCATGAAGCTTTCAGAGATGAGATGGCTGCTCGCTATGGCCCCCTGAGTAACAGCATCGCTGCTGGAGAGGCTTTGGTGAGCGAGGGACACTTTGGAGCCCCGGAGGTCAATGAGAGGATTCAAGACATCCGTGCACAGTGGGCAAATCTGGAGGAG ACAACTAAGCTCAGAGAGCAAAATCTTAAGGAAGCAGTTGCCCTGCATCAATTCCAGACAGATGCCAATGATATGGAGGCATGGATCATGGAAACTCTTCGGCAGGTGTCCAGTCCGGAGGTTGGCCACGATGAGTTCTCCACCCAAACTCTAGCTCGCAAGCAGAGGGAGATAGAGGAGGAGATCCAGAGCCACCGTCCCGGTATTGACTCCCTGCACGAGCAGGCCGAAGCACTGCCACAGGCCTATGTACACTACCCTGAG GTGGAGGGCCGCCTACCTGCTATTGAGCAGCGCTATGAAGAGCTGGAGTCTCTGTCTGCAGCTCGCCGCCAGGCTTTGGAAGGGGCCCTGGCCCTCTACCGCATGTTCAGTGAAGCTGGTGCCTGCCAGCTGTgggtggaggagaaggagcagtGGTTGGATGGCATGGAGATCCCTACCAAACTGGAGGATCTGGAGGTGGTGCAGCAGAG GTTTGAAACACTGGAACCTGAGATGAACAACCTGGGCACACGTGTCACCGATGTGAACCAGGTGGCCCAGCAGCTGCTGAGTTCAGACAACTGTAACAAAGAGCAAATCCACCAGACACGAGATCAACTGAATAACAG GTGGATGGAGTTTGAAAAAATGGCTGGTCAAAAGAAACAAGGCCTCGAGTCGGCTCTTAACATCCAGAATTATCACTTGGAGTGTAATGAGATCCAGTCTTGGATGAAGGAAAAGACAAAGGTGATCGAGTCCACTCAAGGCCTGGGAAATGACCTTGCTGGAGTAATGGCTCTGCAACGCAAACTCACTGGCATGGAGAGAGACCTGGAGGCCATTCAG GGCAAATTGGATGATCTGAACAACGAGGCAGAGAAGCTGGCGGAGGAACATCCAGAACAGGCTGCAGAGATTCAAGGGCGCCTGGCAGAGATTCAAGAGGTGTGGGAGGAGTTGAACGCCACCATGAAGCGGCGTGAGGAGTCACTGGGGGAAGCAAGCAAGCTGCAGGGCTTCCTAAGGGATCTGGATGACTTCCAGTCGTGGCTGTCCCGCACCCAGACAGCTGTGGCCTCAGAAGACATCCCCACCTCTCTGCCCGAGGCTGAGAGTCTGCTCACCCAGCACGAGTGCATCAAGAATGAGGTGGATAACTATAAGGAGGACTATGAGAAGATGCGGGCAGTTGGTGAGGAGGTGACTCAGGGTCAGACAGATGCCCAGCACATGTTCCTGGCACAGAGGCTCCAGGCACTGGACACTGGTTGGCACGAGTTGCGTCGCATGTGGGAGAACCGGCACAGTCTTCTGGCCCAGGCCTTTGATTTCCAGAATTTCTTAAGAGATGCAAAGCAGGCAGAAGCTTTCCTCAACAGCCAG GAGTACGTGCTGTCCCACACAGAGATGCCCACCAGTCTGCAGGGAGCCGAGGAGGCCATCAAGAAGCACGAGGATTTCCTCACCACCACAGAGGCCAGCGAGGAGAAGATAACTGGTGTGGTGGAAGCCGGACGGCGCCTCATTAACGACTCGAATGCAAATTCTGATAAGATCCAGGAAAAAGTCGACTCCATCCAGGAAAG ACATCTTAAGAATAAGGAGGCAGCAAATGAGTTACTGGCCAAGCTCAAGGATAACCGTGAACTTCAGCACTTCCTCCAGGATGGACAGGAG ctCACATTGTGGATCAATGAGAAGATGCTAACTGCACAGGACATGTCTTACGATGAGGCCAGAAATCTGCACAGCAAGTGGCAGAAACATCAGGCCTTCATGGCAGAGCTGGCCTCAAACAAAGACTGGCTGGACAAAATTGATAAG GAGGGTCAGGCGCTGGTGGCTGAGAAGCCAGAGCTCAAACCTGTTGTCCAGCAGACCCTTGAGGACCTACAGCGTCAGTGGGATGAGCTGGAGAGCACCACGCGCACCAAGGCCCAGTGTTTGTTCGACGCTAACCGGGCGGAGCTCTTCACACAGAGCTGTTCCGCTCTGGATGTCTGGCTGAAAAACCTCGAGGGCCAGCTGCACAGTGACGACTACGGCAAAGATTTGACCAGTGTCAACATTCTGCTTCAAAAGCACCAG ATGCTGGAGCACCAGATGGAGGTCAGAGAAAAGGAGGTAGAGTCCCTTCAGTCTCAGGCACTGGCTCTGACCCAGGAGGACGCGGGAGTGGCGGAGGTAGACGGCCAGCAGAGACGAGTCACTGACAACTTCTCCGGCCTTCAGGATCCACTGAAACTGAGGAGGCAGCGACTCCTCGCCTCTAAAGAAGCACATCAGTTCAACCGAGATCTGGAGGATGAAATT CTTTGGGTACGAGAGAGGATGCCCCTTGCAACATCCACAGACCACGGGAAAGATCTGCCAACTGTACAGCTTGTAATTAAGAAGAACCAG ACGTTGCAGAAAGAGATCCAGGGCCACCAGCCTCGCATCGACGACATCCACAGACGAGGCATGACTCAGAGCCAGGTGGACGGCGAGAGACAGTCCGTCCTGGAGGAGCGTCTCGTTGAATTGCGGGACCTCTGGGACCAACTGATTGCCGAGACAGACAAGCGTCACACCCGTCTCATTGAAGCCAACCGCGCCCAGCAGTTTTATGCTGACGCAGCGGAGGCAGAGGCCTGGATGGGTGAGCAAGAGCTGCacatgatgtcagaggaaaaagcTAAG GACGAGCAAAGCGCACTAGTGATGGTCAAGAAGCACCAGACGCTGGAACAGGCACTTGAAGATTACGCACAAACCATTCACCAACTGGCTAACAGCAGCCGACTCATGGTCACCAGTGAACACCCAGAGAG CGAGAGAATCACCTTGCGGCAGGCCCAGGTTGACAAGCTTTACGCAGGGTTAAAAGACCTGGCTGAGGAGCGCCGTGGGCGGCTCCAGGAGAGACTGCGGCTGACCCAGCTGAAGCGGGAGGTGGATGACCTGGAACAGTGGATCGCAGAAAGGGAGGTGGTTGCCGGCTCCCACGAACTAGGACAGGACTATGAACACGTCACT ATGCTTAGGGACAAGTTCCGGGAGTTTGCTCGTGACACCAGCACCATCGGCCAAGAGCGTGTGGATGGTGTCAATGGGCTGGCAGATGACCTGATTGAGTCGGGTCATCCTGAGAACGCCAGCGTGGCTGAGTGGAAAGACGGGTTAAATGAGGCCTGGGCTGATCTCCTAGAGCTGATTGACACGCGCACACAAATGTTAGCCGCCTCCTATGAGCTGCACCGCTTCCATCAAGATGCCATGGAGGTGCTTGGACGCGTTAAGGAGAAGAAGGATGGGCTACCTTCTGACCTTGGGCGTGATCTTAACACCGTTCAGCATCTACACAGACAGCacaacacatttgaaaatgacATCCAGGCCCTCAGTGGACAG GTGAACCAGGTACAAGACGATGCTGCGCGGCTGCAGAAGGCTTATGCCGGGGAGAAAGCTGATGACATTAACAGGAGTGAACATGCCGTCACCTCTGCCTGGGagggtctgcttgaggctggaaCAGCCCGCAGGCTCCTCCTGCTGGACACTGTTGAGAAGTTCCGCTTCTTCAACATGGTGCGGGATCTGATGCTCTGGATGGACGGCATCAACCTGCAGATTGACGCACATGATAGCCCCAG GGATGTTTCTTCTGCAGGGTTAGTCATTAACAACCATCAAGACATCAAGTCAGAGATTGACACCAGAGCAGACAGCTTTACCGCCTGCAATGAGATGGGAAATACCCTCATCAACAACAATCACTATGCAGCGGATGAG ATCCGAGAGAAACTGACCCAACTCCAAGAAAAGAGGGACAGGATCAACAAAAACTGGCAAGACAAGATGGATCATTTACAAATTG TGCTGGAGGTGTTGCAGTTTGGACGTGACGCCTATGTGGCAGAGTCCTGGTTGGCGGGTCAGGAACCTCTGGTGCGAGCGGCCGAGCTGGGTGGAAATGTGGATGAGGTAGAGAGTCTAATAAAGCGCCACGAGGCCTTTGAGAAACTTGCCGCGGCATGGGAAGACCGCTTTGTGCTGCTGGAGAAACTCACCACA CTGGAGGAGCATGAGATCCAAAGGAggcgagaggaggaggagagagcccGGCGACCCCCTACACCGCCCCCAGCTGAAGAAGTCGCACAGACCGAGACAGAAAGTCACGTTCACGATTCTGCAGCCAG AACCAGTCTGGACCAGACCACGCTCAATCAGTCGGTCTCAGTGAATGGAGTTCACAGCGACAACGACACATCACAG GGCTCGGAGACGGATTCTGTGAACGGACCAGGTAGAGACAGCGGGCTGGCTTCTTCACGCCTTGAACCGTCCGCCACGTTACCGAGCAGGGGCGGAGCAGAGTCTGAGCCAGAAACCATGGAGGGGATGCTTTATCGAAAACAGGAGATGGAGTCTCACAGCAAAAAGGCAGCTACCAG GTCCTGGCAGAATGTGTACTGTGTCTTaagaaaaggaagtcttggtttttataaagacaacaGGAGCGCTAGCAATGGCATTCCATACCATGGAGAAGTACCCATCAGCCTCGGGGAGGCTGTGTGTGAGGTTGCCCATGACTATAAGAAGAGGAAACATGTATTTAAGCTCAG gctAGGAGACGGAAAAGAGTACCTGTTCCAAGCAAAGGATGAG GCGGAAATGAGCTCCTGGATCCGATCCATCCTTGGCTCCATTCCAGCGGGAGCAGGAGACTCGCCCGGAGGTCCACGGGCGCTCAGTCGTGCCATGACGATGCCCCCCATCTCCCCCAGCTCAGGTGATGCAGGAGGAGGCGTTACCATGCGCAACAAAGACGGGAAAGACAGAGATCGCGAGAAGAGGTTCAGCTTCTTTGGCAAGAAAAAATAG